Proteins from a single region of Corylus avellana chromosome ca11, CavTom2PMs-1.0:
- the LOC132165950 gene encoding uncharacterized protein LOC132165950: protein MARRRAKKTVKKLPSSPVNDVNGAVETEAQIDKEQAAFTDQEVERQSAAIRAIRDVEIEHLLTEVRLLRSYFSEEQLQTSAQNFFKENLPNLLVVRNEGNRQFEMQWNNEDGNLPMNQGDGSDIHTSLLRRLSMAYPDCSAAIASLGGFQFSSKAVKTSLVGAANLQISDFVLEEPSDSQMLGMQDGLRTPGVCLFLVTWVYIALHKVSLLLKRNLCNTLEPNSFQLQDLEEAFQLMQHKMPANNYHCTIDTPMKVSSQRLSVGMTLKTLRLPKPGEMLLSVHGSPLGVYKEDNMEAINESEEG, encoded by the exons ATGGCAAGACGAAGAGCCAAGAAAACTGTCAAGAAATTACCGTCATCTCCTGTGAATGATGTAAACGGTGCCGTTGAGACGGAGGCTCAAATTGATAAGGAACAAGCTGCTTTTACAGATCAagaag ttgAGCGACAAAGTGCTGCGATTAGGGCTATTCGTGATGTGGAAATTGAACATTTGCTGACCGAAGTGCGTTTGCTTCGCTCTTATTTCAGTGAGGAACAACTGCAAACTTCAGCTCAaaattttttcaaagaaaaccTTCCGAATCTTTTAGTTGTTCGAAATGAAGGAAACAGACAATTTGAAATGCAATGGAACAATGAAGACGGTAATTTGCCCATGAACCAAGGTGATGGAAGCGACATTCACACGTCTCTTCTGCGCCGCTTGTCCATGGCTTATCCAGACTGCTCTGCTGCTATTGCATCTTTGGGTGGCTTTCAGTTTTCGAGCAAAGCAG TGAAGACAAGCCTTGTAGGTGCTGCTAATCTGCAAATAAGTGACTTT GTTTTGGAGGAGCCATCTGATAGTCAGATGCTTGGGATGCAAGATGGTCTACGAACTCCTGGGGTTTGTCTCTTCTTGGTCACTTGGGTTTATATTGCTTTGCATAAAGTTTCACTCTTACTAAAACGTAACTTGTGTAATACCTTGGAACCAAACTCTT TCCAACTCCAGGACCTTGAAGAAGCTTTTCAGCTGATGCAACACAAAATGCCTGCCAACAATTACCATTGCACCATAGATACTCCAATGAAA GTGAGTAGCCAAAGGCTGTCTGTTGGGATGACACTGAAAACACTGAGGTTGCCTAAGCCTGGTGAGATGCTTTTATCTGTCCATGGCTCACCCCTTGGTGTCTACAAGGAAGATAACATGGAAGCAATAAATG AGTCAGAAGAGGGCTGA